The Pseudomonadota bacterium genome has a window encoding:
- a CDS encoding 4Fe-4S dicluster domain-containing protein, translated as MSLEKLKETVAKVFHEVDVVIGYKQGFDPLHATPCFITMPEQVDQLIWNPLCVQNLTSYLPFLKKKVGIVVKGCDSRTIIQYMQEGLIKRDNIVIVGLPCTGIISVKKVLHEIDNQPVESITFRDGGNVVVKTIKGQKTLSLSDVCPDKCSTCQYPTPLIYDHLIGEPIKSDKPPESVYEDIRKFEKKSLEERLEYWEKEFDRCIRCYACRNACPMCICQDSCIAETRDPHWMSQKLTLPEKFMFHMIHAVHLAGRCVECGECERVCPMGIPVNKLKKKINLEMKELFGYEPGVNLEDKPPMYTFNVEERKIEEYKL; from the coding sequence TTGAGTCTTGAGAAACTGAAGGAAACTGTAGCGAAGGTATTCCACGAGGTAGATGTTGTGATAGGTTATAAGCAGGGGTTTGACCCGTTACATGCAACACCATGCTTCATAACCATGCCCGAGCAGGTTGACCAGCTCATCTGGAATCCTCTCTGCGTGCAGAATCTGACGAGTTATCTCCCTTTTTTGAAGAAAAAGGTTGGCATTGTTGTAAAGGGATGTGACAGCCGGACCATCATTCAATATATGCAGGAAGGTTTGATTAAGCGGGATAATATCGTGATCGTCGGATTACCGTGTACCGGGATAATAAGTGTGAAAAAGGTACTCCATGAAATCGATAACCAGCCGGTTGAGAGTATTACATTCAGAGATGGGGGTAATGTTGTAGTGAAGACTATAAAGGGGCAAAAAACACTATCCCTCTCAGATGTCTGTCCTGATAAGTGCAGTACATGCCAGTATCCAACGCCCCTTATATATGACCATCTGATTGGAGAGCCTATTAAATCGGACAAACCTCCGGAAAGCGTATACGAAGATATCAGGAAATTTGAAAAGAAATCACTGGAAGAAAGGCTTGAGTACTGGGAGAAGGAATTCGACCGCTGTATCCGCTGTTATGCCTGTCGAAATGCCTGTCCCATGTGTATTTGCCAGGATAGCTGCATTGCCGAGACCCGTGACCCTCACTGGATGAGCCAGAAGCTGACACTTCCCGAGAAATTCATGTTTCACATGATCCATGCTGTCCATCTTGCCGGGAGATGTGTTGAATGCGGAGAATGCGAAAGGGTCTGCCCCATGGGGATTCCTGTGAATAAACTGAAAAAGAAGATTAACCTTGAAATGAAGGAACTCTTCGGTTATGAACCAGGGGTAAACTTAGAAGATAAACCACCGATGTACACATTCAACGTGGAGGAGAGGAAGATAGAGGAGTATAAACTATAA